A genome region from Ctenopharyngodon idella isolate HZGC_01 chromosome 5, HZGC01, whole genome shotgun sequence includes the following:
- the opn4xb gene encoding opsin 4xb yields the protein MMEPQRQIYKRPDIPDHVHYIIAFLILIIGTLGVTGNALVMFAFYSNKKLRNLPNYFIMNLAVSDFLMAITQSPIFFINCLYKEWMFGELGCKIYAFCGALFGITSMINLLAISIDRYLVITKPLQTIQRNSKRRTSLAILCIWLYSLAWSLAPLIGWSSYIPEGLMTSCTWDYVSPSPANRSYTMMLCCFVFFIPLAMILFCYLFMFLSVRQGSRDLERLSSQKSSFVKHQSMRSEWKLAKIAAVVIVVYVLSWAPYACVTLIAWAGHANILTPYSKTLPAVIAKSSAIYNPFIYAIIHNKYRATLAEKVPGLSCLSRSQKDCLTSSTNSDASSVSRQSSVSKNKLHTANDSCAMAMREVELDLIENRSKVSKVSFRSSSRRRILKCSSLLIEKPPVQMRESLSLCEKDLVSGSLAMASAPMVIYTKKSRSAEMTSDLPFNPKNESVTHSSSYAPTIIISPASESNLREDTVGEEKSGCQDSRNLMFNLTNINCPAELMEGMERFLT from the exons ATGATGGAGCCCCAACGGCAGATATACAAAAGACCAGACATCCCGGATCATGTGCACTACATCATCGCCTTCCTCATCCTCATCATCGGCACTTTGGGAGTCACGGGCAACGCTCTGGTCATGTTCGCCTTCTACAG taataaAAAGTTGCGGAACCTGCcaaattatttcataatgaacCTGGCGGTCAGCGATTTCCTCATGGCCATCACACAATCTCCAATATTCTTCATCAACTGCCTGTATAAGGAGTGGATGTTTGGGGAACTTG GATGTAAAATATATGCATTCTGTGGCGCACTGTTTGGCATCACCTCGATGATAAACCTGTTGGCCATCTCTATCGATCGCTACCTGGTCATCACCAAACCGCTGCAGACCATCCAGCGGAACTCCAAACGCAGAACCTCTCTGGCCATCCTGTGCATCTGGCTTTACTCTCTGGCCTGGAGTCTGgcacctctgattggctgga GTTCCTACATCCCTGAAGGTCTGATGACATCATGCACGTGGGATTATGTCTCGCCGTCTCCCGCCAACAGGAGTTACACCATGATGCTGTGCTGTTTTGTCTTCTTCATCCCCCTGGCCATGATTCTCTTCTGTTACCTGTTCATGTTCCTCTCTGTACGACAGGGCAGCAG agatCTAGAAAGGCTGAGCTCTCAGAAGTCCAGCTTTGTGAAGCACCAGTCCATGAGGAGTGAATGGAAACTGGCTAAAATAGCAGCTGTGGTCATAGTCGTGTATGTTTTGTCCTGGGCTCCCTACGCATGCGTCACCCTCATCGCCTGGGCAGG GCATGCAAACATCCTCACGCCCTACTCTAAAACTCTACCGGCGGTCATCGCCAAGTCATCGGCCATCTACAACCCTTTCATATATGCCATAATTCACAACAAATACAG AGCCACGTTAGCTGAGAAGGTACCGGGTTTGTCCTGTCTATCTCGCTCTCAGAAGGACTGTCTCACCTCCTCCACCAATAGCGATGCCTCCAGTGTCAGCAGACAGTCATCCGTCTCCAAGAACAAACTCCACACTGCCAACGACTCCTGTGCTATG GCAATGAGAGAAGTGGAGCTGGACCTGATAGAGAACAGGTCGAAAGTGTCTAAAGTGTCATTTAGAAGCTCTTCTAGACGGCGGATCCTCAAATGCTCCTCACTGCTGATAGAGAAG CCTCCTGTACAGATGAGAGAGTCGCTCAGTCTATGCGAGAAAGATCTCGTCTCCGGTTCCCTCGCCATGGCAAGCGCACCGATGGTCATTTACACTAAAAAGAGTAGGAGTGCTGAAATGACCTCTGACCTTCCATTTAACCCTAAGAATGAGTCCGTGACCCACAGCTCCTCGTACGCTCCCACAATCATCATTAGTCCAGCCTCAGAGAGCAACTTGAGAGAAGATACAGTTGGAGAAGAAAAGTCTGGATGTCAGGACTCAAGGAACTTAATGTTCAACCTCACAAACATCAACTGTCCGGCAGAGTTAATGGAGGGTATGGAGAGATTTCTCACATGA